The proteins below are encoded in one region of Sporosarcina sp. FSL K6-1508:
- a CDS encoding inner-membrane translocator, with protein sequence MENFILTLFILLIISLNIGFFMLFKKGKLNLMVSGIIMMILAPVIGFSSGALFLHFYDWSSGGTGEGAGYGGAFLGLTTLANGILLLAIGLIRTIFLAFRTKQN encoded by the coding sequence ATGGAAAATTTTATTTTGACACTATTTATCTTACTCATAATATCGCTTAATATTGGTTTTTTTATGTTGTTTAAAAAAGGAAAACTAAATCTTATGGTATCAGGTATCATTATGATGATACTTGCTCCAGTTATTGGTTTTTCTAGTGGAGCATTATTTCTTCATTTTTATGATTGGAGTTCAGGGGGAACTGGAGAAGGTGCTGGCTACGGTGGAGCATTTTTAGGGCTTACAACGTTAGCGAATGGAATTCTTCTTCTGGCGATTGGCCTGATAAGGACGATTTTTCTAGCATTTCGTACAAAACAAAATTGA
- a CDS encoding transposase gives MSGMKQKRYNQEFKQTIVDLYRSGTSVSDLSREYGVSEVTIYNMIHLVLGGTALYDDSDNCFFLI, from the coding sequence ATGTCTGGGATGAAACAAAAACGTTATAACCAAGAATTTAAACAAACAATTGTTGACCTCTACAGATCTGGTACTTCTGTGAGTGATCTCAGCCGCGAGTATGGTGTATCTGAAGTAACGATTTATAATATGATTCATCTTGTTTTAGGTGGAACAGCGCTTTATGATGACAGTGACAATTGTTTCTTCCTAATTTAA
- a CDS encoding acyl-CoA thioesterase/bile acid-CoA:amino acid N-acyltransferase family protein, protein MKPSFHVTQSSSLIDTSLELHVTNLLPCEVVTIKAEMCDNLGTNWESVAEFKSDSEGQINLATAQPESGTYFTPDVMGLFWSMSPVSNDKPKNRTPLKPLETKLILMREQEVLTVTSVIRDVVSPKVDRFPICEQGLVGTFFCHSNSGPLPTIIVLGGSEGGLRENNAALLASHGFNTLALAYFGIGDLPKELVNIPLDYIEKAIGWLNNNPNADITKLGVFGTSKGGELALLSASVFPIIKAVVGYVASGVVYPGIGQSALRVSSWQFKGESLPFACGDVPKGITRKFNQALHSGEPISWRETYQYWAEGEKQAEIAVENIQGPILLISGGDDQLWPADLLSEKVITRLREHSHPYYYEHINFPKSGHSFVAPGFPTTQSVVSPFGNGMKLLLGGNPKDNSKAQFDAWQRLKVFFNKYLTTSSDKSI, encoded by the coding sequence ATGAAACCATCATTCCATGTTACTCAGAGCAGTTCCTTAATAGACACATCACTAGAACTCCATGTCACCAATCTTCTACCATGTGAGGTTGTAACGATAAAAGCCGAAATGTGCGACAACCTTGGCACCAATTGGGAATCGGTTGCGGAATTTAAGTCTGATAGTGAGGGGCAAATTAATTTAGCAACTGCGCAGCCTGAATCAGGAACTTATTTTACTCCTGATGTAATGGGACTTTTTTGGTCAATGTCTCCTGTATCGAATGATAAACCAAAGAATAGGACTCCCTTAAAACCATTAGAAACAAAGCTAATTCTAATGAGGGAGCAAGAAGTCTTGACAGTTACTTCTGTTATTCGTGATGTAGTTTCCCCTAAAGTAGATAGATTTCCTATATGTGAACAAGGACTGGTTGGAACATTCTTTTGCCATTCCAATAGCGGGCCATTGCCTACCATCATTGTATTAGGAGGATCTGAAGGAGGATTGCGAGAGAATAATGCAGCATTGTTGGCTTCACATGGATTTAATACATTAGCTTTGGCGTATTTTGGTATTGGAGACTTACCAAAAGAGCTAGTAAATATCCCCTTGGATTATATCGAAAAAGCAATAGGTTGGCTAAACAATAATCCAAATGCGGATATTACAAAACTAGGCGTATTCGGAACTTCTAAAGGCGGTGAACTAGCACTATTAAGCGCCTCAGTGTTCCCGATAATCAAGGCAGTTGTAGGTTATGTAGCTAGTGGCGTTGTTTACCCAGGAATCGGTCAATCAGCACTGCGAGTATCTTCATGGCAATTCAAGGGGGAATCGTTACCGTTTGCTTGTGGTGATGTACCAAAAGGGATTACTAGGAAATTTAATCAGGCGCTACATTCAGGAGAACCGATATCTTGGCGGGAAACCTATCAATATTGGGCAGAAGGCGAGAAACAGGCTGAGATTGCAGTCGAAAATATTCAAGGTCCTATTCTTTTGATTTCAGGAGGCGATGACCAGTTATGGCCAGCTGATTTGTTGTCTGAAAAAGTGATAACCCGATTGAGAGAACACAGCCATCCTTATTACTATGAACATATCAATTTCCCTAAGTCAGGACACTCTTTTGTGGCTCCTGGATTCCCAACCACACAATCTGTCGTATCTCCTTTTGGGAACGGAATGAAATTGTTACTTGGAGGAAATCCGAAAGATAACTCAAAGGCGCAATTTGATGCGTGGCAAAGATTGAAGGTTTTCTTTAATAAATACCTAACCACTAGCTCAGATAAATCTATCTAA